The Polaribacter sp. HaHaR_3_91 genomic sequence ATTTCATAATTAAGTTTCTTTCGCTGTTCTTCTAGCTGTTTTCTTGTTTGTCCAAAAACAGAAAAAACACTTAGAAAAAAAATTAAAACGGGTATGTAAAAATTTCTACTTTTCACTATAATTTTATTTGCTTATAACTTCTAGGGATTGAAAAAGAAGTATCTATATCTGTATTAAATTCTACAGATCTTACTGTAAAATCTATATCTGTAAATTTACCAGGTTGCTTGGCTTTAATATTAATTTCTGATGGAAAAATTGCATCATCAACCACGTTATAAGATGGGTAAAAGACATCTAAACGTTGATTTTTTACTGAATTAACAATAGATTGTTTGTCTAATTTAAAATGCGAAGGATTTACTGAAAAGAAGATATCGAATAAGCTTGCCTTAATTTCTGGTGATAAAACATACGAGTTATCTACTATACTTACATTTTGCTTTTGATCTTTAACATTGGTTAAAGACTGCCCTAAAAACAAATTCTGAAGTTGATTAAAATTAATATCTGTACCTAACAACTTTTTTAGCATTGTAAAATCTCCTTCAAAATATTCTCTTTCTAAAGACGAATAGTAACTTACAGAAGTTGGTGTAATCTTTGCTTTAAAAAGGGTAATAAACTTAGTTCCTTTCAGCCAAATCACCTTATCTTTTTCCATTTTTAAATTAACGGAAATACTTTGATTAATCTTACCGTTATTAAAATTTGCCTTCAGTTTTGCATCTACTGTTTTTTTATCAAAATTAGCAGCAACATGTTTTCTAGCAACTTTTTTAGCAGACATCTCTTCAGCAATAACATTTGCATCAATCATACTTTTTTTTGCTTTACAGGAAGTAAATACAATTGTAAATACTATAAAATATTTTAAAAATCTCATTCTTAATTTTTTATTTTTTTTGATTTCTCTATAAAGTTTTTTTCCTCTTTAAAATTACCTAAACCATTATAAGAAACTGCCATTTCTTTATAAAAATCTGCTTCCATAGTATCCTCAATTACAAAATCGATACCATTCTGTAAACTTATTAACGCATTTTTAAACTTTTTCTGATAATTTAAAGCCTTTCCTTTCATTAAATATACAAAAGGCTGCGCAGGAAACAGCAAAATGCCTTCATCAGAATATTTTAAAAGCACTTCAGGATTCTCTTTAGCCGCTACTAAAATTTGCTGTAAAACAGCATATGATTTATTCGCTTTAAATTGCTCTTCAAGAGAGCCTCCATCAGTTATTTTTTTTTCAACCACCGAATTATTTCTCCTTTTAGCTAAGCCTTCTTTCAACCTTTTAAAAGAGGTAGAAAGTCCGTTATTCTGCTCCATTGTATTCATTAAAGAAATCGCTTTGTCTTCTTCTTTATTATTTAAATACAACTTTACCAATAACTCTTGCTCGCTTAAATTAAGAGTTACCAATTTTTCCTGAACTTCAATTGCATCAGAAAAATTTTTATCTTTTATATGGATTTTAACAAGATGCTGTAACATCCAAATATTATTGGGCTCATTATTAAGCGCTCTTTTTATGTACTCTTTTGCTAATAATGTTTTATTAAGCAGTAAATAATTTTTAGAAAACTCAAAATAAACAGCCATATTACCTGTTAAAATCTGGTTACTATTTTCTAAATTTTCAATCGCTTTTTGATAATTACCAATTGATTTTTCGGACAAAGCCTTAAAAAAAAATTGCTGAAAGTCTAACTCTTTTTCTTCTGTTAAATCCTTAGCAATTGGTATACTGTCTTGTGAGAAAGAGTTGAAGGAAAAGAGAACAAAGAAGAAAGAAAAAAGAGCATAGGTATAAAAACCTACAATATTCTTTTCTCTAAACTCTTTGTTCTTTCCTATAAATATCATTTATGTCAATTCTGTATAATCACCAATACTTACAGAAGTATATTTACCATTGTATTTTGCATGGTTACCAATCATTGCGTTGTCTAAATCGGCATTAGAAATCGCTACATTAGATTGAATTAGCGAGTTTACAATCGTAGAATTCTCCACTATACTATTTGCTCCAATAGAAACATAAGGTCCTATTTTTGCATTTTTAAGCACCACATTCTCACCAATAAAACATGGTTGAATAATTTCTGAGTTTTCTAAAACGACATCTTTAGCAACTAAATTATTACCAGCTTCATGTTCAAAACCTAAAACTTGTTTATTGGTATCTACTGTTGGATCTTTTTTACCACAATCCATCCAAGCATCTACCGTTCCAGGAATAAATTTTGCCCCTTGTTGCTTTAAAGATTCTAAAACATTTGTAAGTTGATACTCTCCATTTTCTTTTAAATCGTTGTCGATTAAATATTGAATTTCTTCTAATAATTTATCACCACTTTTAAAATAATAAATTCCAATAATTGCTAAATCTGAAACAAAATCTTTTGGCTTTTCTATAAAATCTGTAATAATACCATCTTGTAATTTTACAACACCAAAAGCACTTGGGTTTGCTACTTTACTTACCCAAATTGCACCATCAGCATTTACATCTAAAGTAAAATCTGCTTTAAATAAAGTATCTGCATAGGCAACAACACAAGGTCCAGTTAAAGATTCTTTTGCCATATAAATTGCATGTGCAGTTCCTAAAGCTTCTTCTTGCACATACACAGATCCTTTTGCACCTAATTCTGCAGCAATTTTTAATAATTGAGCTTCTGTGTCTGTAGGAAATCCTTTTGCAGTTGTACCGATAACAAAGGCAATTTCATCAATTTTTTCATCAATAACAGAAGCAATATCTTCTACTAAACGTTGTACAATTGGTTTTCCTGCAATTACGGTTAAAGGCTTAGGAACTGTTAATGTATGAGGTCTTAAACGAGACCCAATTCCGGCCATTGGCACTATTATTTTCATATCTTTTTTTTATCAATAAATATGGACGCAATATAGCACTAATTAAAATATTCTAAAATTAGATTTTGATGAAATATAATTACCTAAATCTCTTTAATTAACATAAAAACCAGAACATTTAACATAAATATAGCTTAGAATTCGCTCAAACAAATTAAATGACATCAAAAAACCTACTTAACGCTTGGGTTTTTGTTTCTTTGCAAAAAATAAATTTATTTCTGTGAATTATTTATCTGTTGAAAATATCTCTAAGTCTTACGGAGAACGCGTTTTATTTGAAGACATCTCTTTTGGAATTAGTAAAGACCAAAAAGTGGCTTTTGTTGCTAAAAATGGAAGTGGTAAAACATCCATCCTAAATATTATTGCTGGTTTAGATGTTCCAGATTCTGGACAAGTAGTTAGCAGAAAAGGAATTACCATTGCTTATTTAGCTCAAAAAGACGATATCGATCCAAAGCTAACCATTGAAGAAACTATTTTTGCAACGGATAATAAAATTCTTTCTATTGTTAATCAATATGAAAAAGCGTTATTAAACTTAGATGATACCGATGCGTATCAAGCTGCTTTTGAGCAAATGGAACATTACAATGCTTGGGATTTTGAAACGCAATACAGACAAATTTTATCGAAATTAAAATTAGACGATTTAACTTTAAAAGTAGGTGCACTTTCTGGAGGACAAAGAAAACGACTATCTTTAGCTATTGTTTTAATTAATAAACCCGATTTATTAATTCTAGATGAGCCTACAAATCATTTAGATTTAGAAATGATTGAATGGCTAGAAGCTTTCTTTGCCAAAGAAAAAATTACCTTATTTATGGTTACGCACGACCGTTATTTCTTAGAGCGTGTTTGTAACGAAATCTTAGAGTTAGATGAAGGTAAAATATATAAATACAAAGGGAATTACTCTTACTATTTACAAAATAAAGAAGAACGTTTAGCTCTAGAAGCTACCAATTTAGGAAAAGCTAAAAGTTTATTTAAAAAAGAATTAGAATGGATGCGAAAGCAACCAAAAGCAAGAACTACAAAATCTAAATCTAGAACGGATGACTTTTATCAAATTAAAGAAAAAGCACATCAGCGTAGAAAAGATCATCAAGTTCAATTAGAAATTAACATGGAACGTTTAGGAAGTAAAATTCTTGAACTTCATAAAGTTTCTAAGTCTTTTGGAGAAAAAAAGATTCTAGACAATTTCGAATATATTTTTAAACGTGGAGAACGTGTAGGAATTATTGGTAAAAACGGAACAGGAAAATCTTCTTTTTTAAATATTATTACAGAAACTGCTCCCGTGGATTCAGGTAAAGTTATTTTGGGTGAAACTGTAAAATATGGTTATTATACGCAAGCAGGAATTGAAATAAAAGAAGGACAAAAAGTAATTGAGGTTGTTAAAGAATTCGGTGAATTTATCCCTTTATCTAAAGGAAGAAAAATTTCTGCATCACAATTATTAGAACGTTTTTTGTTTGATAAAAAGAAACAATATGATTTTGTTGAAAAACTATCTGGAGGAGAGCAAAAACGTTTGTACTTATGTGCTGTTTTAATTCAGAATCCGAATTTCTTAATTTTAGATGAGCCTACAAACGATTTAGATGTTGTAACATTAAATGTATTAGAAAGTTTCTTATTAGACTTTCCTGGAAACCTCTTAGTGGTTTCTCACGACCGTTATTTTATGGATAAAATTGTAGATGCATTATTTGTTTTTAGAGGCGAAGGTGTTGTTGAAAATTTCCCAGGAAATTACTCAGATTTTAGAGCATATGATGATGGTTCTGCATTAACAGAAGCTACTGCAAAACCTATAGAAGCAAAAGAAGAGAAAAAGACTGAAAAAAAATCAAATAAAAACACCTTAACTTTTGATGAAAAGAGAGAGTTTGGTGCTTTGGAAGGAGATATTGAAAGACTTCAAAGAAGAAAAGCAACTATAGAAAAAGAGTTCTTAAATGTTGAAATTGCTGCTGACGATATTGCTAAAAAATCTGAAGAACTACAAGAAACAATCACAAATTTAGAACAAAAAGAAGAGCGCTGGTTAGAGCTTTCTATGAAATTAGAAGACTAAAAGTTGTTGTACAGAAGTTCGCTGAGTTTTTAAAAAAAATAGTTTTGAAAAGTTATTTTATTAGAGTTTCACCAATAAAAACTTAAAAATCCCCATAGAAAATAAACAAATTTTCTATGGGGATTTCATTTTTGGACCTCAGAGTTTCACTGTGGATCTGTATATGTAAAATAACTAAACACTTACAATATCTTCTGCCCTTAATAATTCTTGGTTATTAAAGCGCAATAAAATTTGGGCAACTGCAACGGTGTCTTTTTCACAATACTTTACAATTCTTTGTATATCTTTTTCTTGGTAATACACTTTTGCCACTTCACTCCCATCAATATCATCTTTTGGCGATGGGATTCCTAAAATAGACGTTAATAGTTTTAGTGATGTATAATGTTTATAGTCTCCAAACTTCCATAATTCTAAAGTATCTAAATGCGGAACTTCCCACGGTTTTTTCCCGAACAAGTTTAATTTACTTGGCAATTCAATTTGATGTACTATCATTCTTCTAGCGATAAAAGGGAAATCAAATTCCTTACCATTATGCGCACATAAAACATTGTTTTTCTTATTAAAATGTAGATTTAACAATGCTTTAAACTCCGTTAAAAGTTGATGTTCATCATCACCATAAAAAGACGTTAAGCGCAATTGTTTTTTCTTTTCAACATCTACAAAGTAACCAACAGAAATACAAACAATTTTACCAAATTCTGCCCAAATACCAGCTCTTTCGTAAAATATTTCTGCAGAAACTTCTTCCTTACGTTGATATTGGGTTTTCTTATTGTAAAGTTCTTGTGTTTCTTCAGCTAGTTGTCCCCAATTTTCATATTCAGGAACCGTTTCAATATCCAAAAAAAGGACATCATTTAAGTTGATAGGTAAATTCATAGCAATACGTTTTTCTTTTTCATTACTAAAGATAGTGAAAATAAAAAAGCTCCGAAATAAATTCGAAGCTTAATAAAATAAAAACGCGTTTAGAAGTTATCTAATCACTAATTTTTTTGTGGCAGTTTTACCAGCTTCTGTAACTTTTAAAATGTAGACTCCAGAATTAATTGCAGAAACATCTAAATTTTTCTTTAAACCAGAAAAAGAAGTTGAAAATACTCTTTTACCAATTACGCTAAAAAGAGATACCTCTTTAGTATCTGAGCTATTACTAGAAATTGTGAAATTTTTATTTGTAATAGGGTTTGGATACGTTGCAAAACCTTCTATTGAATTTTTAGATAAAGAAGCAGTAGCGTTTTTTACAAATGATAAGTCATCCCAATAAACCGTAGCACCTTTATATGTTCTTAGTTCAAAATAAAAATCCACAGCACCTACTGGAGCAGTTACAGTAGCTTCATATTTAGTCCAAGTACCAACGTTATTAGTTAAGTAACCATTCGAAGCATCTCCTCCTCTTATAATATCATTTGTTAAGTCATCTAAAACACTTTCGTTCTCAGCATCTTTCCAATAAGACCAAATACGAATATCCGTTCCATCTGTTTCAACAGATACTTTATACCAAAGTGTAATTGTATAAACAGCTCCTGCTGTAATCCCTGTAATTGTTTGTCCTAAATCTTTAGTTCCACCAACATGTTTGGCAGAAAAAGAACCTCCATGTATTTCTGTAGCTTCTTTGGTTATACTTTCTGCTTTTGTCCAACTTGTTGGCGAAGTATCATCATCCCAATTTTCAAAACCTCCGTTTAATAACATTT encodes the following:
- a CDS encoding lipopolysaccharide assembly protein LapB; its protein translation is MIFIGKNKEFREKNIVGFYTYALFSFFFVLFSFNSFSQDSIPIAKDLTEEKELDFQQFFFKALSEKSIGNYQKAIENLENSNQILTGNMAVYFEFSKNYLLLNKTLLAKEYIKRALNNEPNNIWMLQHLVKIHIKDKNFSDAIEVQEKLVTLNLSEQELLVKLYLNNKEEDKAISLMNTMEQNNGLSTSFKRLKEGLAKRRNNSVVEKKITDGGSLEEQFKANKSYAVLQQILVAAKENPEVLLKYSDEGILLFPAQPFVYLMKGKALNYQKKFKNALISLQNGIDFVIEDTMEADFYKEMAVSYNGLGNFKEEKNFIEKSKKIKN
- a CDS encoding ABC-F family ATP-binding cassette domain-containing protein, producing MNYLSVENISKSYGERVLFEDISFGISKDQKVAFVAKNGSGKTSILNIIAGLDVPDSGQVVSRKGITIAYLAQKDDIDPKLTIEETIFATDNKILSIVNQYEKALLNLDDTDAYQAAFEQMEHYNAWDFETQYRQILSKLKLDDLTLKVGALSGGQRKRLSLAIVLINKPDLLILDEPTNHLDLEMIEWLEAFFAKEKITLFMVTHDRYFLERVCNEILELDEGKIYKYKGNYSYYLQNKEERLALEATNLGKAKSLFKKELEWMRKQPKARTTKSKSRTDDFYQIKEKAHQRRKDHQVQLEINMERLGSKILELHKVSKSFGEKKILDNFEYIFKRGERVGIIGKNGTGKSSFLNIITETAPVDSGKVILGETVKYGYYTQAGIEIKEGQKVIEVVKEFGEFIPLSKGRKISASQLLERFLFDKKKQYDFVEKLSGGEQKRLYLCAVLIQNPNFLILDEPTNDLDVVTLNVLESFLLDFPGNLLVVSHDRYFMDKIVDALFVFRGEGVVENFPGNYSDFRAYDDGSALTEATAKPIEAKEEKKTEKKSNKNTLTFDEKREFGALEGDIERLQRRKATIEKEFLNVEIAADDIAKKSEELQETITNLEQKEERWLELSMKLED
- a CDS encoding DUF4292 domain-containing protein, giving the protein MRFLKYFIVFTIVFTSCKAKKSMIDANVIAEEMSAKKVARKHVAANFDKKTVDAKLKANFNNGKINQSISVNLKMEKDKVIWLKGTKFITLFKAKITPTSVSYYSSLEREYFEGDFTMLKKLLGTDINFNQLQNLFLGQSLTNVKDQKQNVSIVDNSYVLSPEIKASLFDIFFSVNPSHFKLDKQSIVNSVKNQRLDVFYPSYNVVDDAIFPSEINIKAKQPGKFTDIDFTVRSVEFNTDIDTSFSIPRSYKQIKL
- a CDS encoding 3'-5' exonuclease codes for the protein MNLPINLNDVLFLDIETVPEYENWGQLAEETQELYNKKTQYQRKEEVSAEIFYERAGIWAEFGKIVCISVGYFVDVEKKKQLRLTSFYGDDEHQLLTEFKALLNLHFNKKNNVLCAHNGKEFDFPFIARRMIVHQIELPSKLNLFGKKPWEVPHLDTLELWKFGDYKHYTSLKLLTSILGIPSPKDDIDGSEVAKVYYQEKDIQRIVKYCEKDTVAVAQILLRFNNQELLRAEDIVSV
- a CDS encoding T9SS type A sorting domain-containing protein, with amino-acid sequence MKKNYIFTLLLTLCLTGVSFGQEMLLNGGFENWDDDTSPTSWTKAESITKEATEIHGGSFSAKHVGGTKDLGQTITGITAGAVYTITLWYKVSVETDGTDIRIWSYWKDAENESVLDDLTNDIIRGGDASNGYLTNNVGTWTKYEATVTAPVGAVDFYFELRTYKGATVYWDDLSFVKNATASLSKNSIEGFATYPNPITNKNFTISSNSSDTKEVSLFSVIGKRVFSTSFSGLKKNLDVSAINSGVYILKVTEAGKTATKKLVIR
- a CDS encoding sugar phosphate nucleotidyltransferase, with amino-acid sequence MKIIVPMAGIGSRLRPHTLTVPKPLTVIAGKPIVQRLVEDIASVIDEKIDEIAFVIGTTAKGFPTDTEAQLLKIAAELGAKGSVYVQEEALGTAHAIYMAKESLTGPCVVAYADTLFKADFTLDVNADGAIWVSKVANPSAFGVVKLQDGIITDFIEKPKDFVSDLAIIGIYYFKSGDKLLEEIQYLIDNDLKENGEYQLTNVLESLKQQGAKFIPGTVDAWMDCGKKDPTVDTNKQVLGFEHEAGNNLVAKDVVLENSEIIQPCFIGENVVLKNAKIGPYVSIGANSIVENSTIVNSLIQSNVAISNADLDNAMIGNHAKYNGKYTSVSIGDYTELT